A region from the Triticum aestivum cultivar Chinese Spring chromosome 3D, IWGSC CS RefSeq v2.1, whole genome shotgun sequence genome encodes:
- the LOC123080578 gene encoding E3 ubiquitin-protein ligase BRE1-like 2 isoform X1 produces MDATALHYENQKLVQQLEAQKSEMHLLEAKFKELRNEQSSYDNALISLDKMWNQLVDDLILLGVRFGGGLNNLPALDHEELSQESIESCPSEEIFLFMLLKSNNYGKKDDNTLLEFAEEALALRRSATLALMRSLQEAIAAQQARSEHLSLALNGEKSNEDVVVALQNHNDHLKEVIGNVREAISIVNEKHKRYLDEIEAFKSSYSKELQEIKHLSGELEETMAELEESRRKLVILQLQRHGSSLMNMSGPNAVNGAVSADKSSDENMGWGDLKDAVDEAKTLAGNRLLELHETQEDNLILSNQLEDLQAQLKDDNYVFTSKPYTILSDQLHHLNAEIERYKGLVEVLQNDKNQFLQREKEMCAKGESVDNIKQSITAYEAKIEELEHQILKSMAEKNDLEIKVEESLQDSGKKDFKDEIHVMAAALSKEMEMMENQLNRSKDAASEALALREEAESLRTLLAKKISEQKEISDRYNAQVSEIKSLKELIETLEKENQELEFIVDMYGKECSESRTITEIKESENRARKQAEYLRTSLEEHSLELRVKAANEAETACQRRLCIAEAELEELRTDVDASERDVLELKEAIRIKEAEGDAYISEIETIGQAYEDMQTQNQHLLQQVADRDDFNIKLVSDSVKTKQASASLLSEKHLLQKQLHQVNSSLESSKQKLSRGEEQMKAYVAQAIKASSENRHHAITIEKTLLEVSEAEKELKWLRSAVGSSEKEYEQNQKKIAELRTELERERSEKRKLEEEYEEVKNEVMELTSENEEATIQKLQDEINDCKAILKCGVCFDRPKEVVITKCFHLFCSTCIQRNLELRHRKCPGCGTPFGQNDVREVKI; encoded by the exons ATGGATGCCACAGCCCTTCATTATGAAAACCAGAAGTTGGTGCAGCAATTGGAAGCACAGAAGTCTGAAATGCATTTGTTGGAAgctaagttcaaggagttgaggaATGAACAATCTTCTTATGACAATGCTCTGATTTCCCTGGATAAGATGTGGAATCAG CTTGTTGATGATTTAATCCTGCTTGGAGTTCGATTTGGTGGCGGTTTGAATAATTTGCCTGCACTTGACCATGAAGAGTTGTCACAAG AATCTATCGAGTCATGTCCTTCTGAGGAAATTTTTCTCTTCATGCTCTTGAAGTCCAACAATTATGGAAAAAAGGACGACAATACCTTGTTGGAATTCGCTGAAGAAGCTCTTGCTTTGCGCCGTTCGGCAACTCTTGCTCTGATGAGGTCCCTTCAAGAGGCTATTGCTGCACAACAGGCTAGAAGTGAACATTTGTCATTAGCTTTAAATGGAGAGAAGTCAAATGAAG ATGTTGTTGTTGCCCTTCAAAACCATAATGATCACTTGAAAGAGGTGATTGGCAATGTCCGTGAAGCTATTTCTATCGTCAATGAGAAGCATAAAAGGTATCTGGATGAGATTGAGGCTTTCAAAAGCAGCTACTCAAAAGAATTGCAGGAAATCAAGCATCTTTCAG GAGAGCTAGAGGAAACCATGGCGGAGCTTGAGGAAAGTCGACGGAAGTTGGTTATTCTCCAGTTGCAGAGGCATGGAAGTTCGCTAATGAACATGTCTGGTCCAAACGCTGTGAATGGTGCTGTTTCAGCTGATAAATCTTCAGACGAAAACATGGGCTGGGGAGATCTTAAAGATGCTGTTGACGAAGCTAAG ACCCTTGCAGGAAACCGCCTGCTTGAACTCCATGAGACTCAAGAGGATAATCTAATACTGTCTAACCAGTTAGAAGATCTGCAG GCTCAATTAAAAGATGATAACTATGTTTTCACATCAAAACCATATACGATTCTTAGCGATCAGTTACATCATTTGAATGCTGAGATAGAACGATACAAGGGTTTGGTTGAAGTATTACAG AATGATAAGAACCAGTTCTTGCAAAGGGAGAAAGAAATGTGTGCAAAAGGAGAATCCGTTGACAATATTAAACAATCCATTACCGCTTATGAGGCCAAAATCGAAGAACTGGAACATCAGATTCTGAAATCCATGGCTGAGAAGAATGATCTTGAGATCAAAGTTGAGGAATCATTGCAAGATTCAG GTAAAAAAGACTTTAAGGATGAGATTCATGTCATGGCTGCAGCACTCTCTAAAGAGATGGAAATGATGGAGAATCAATTGAATAGATCAAAGGATGCGGCTTCTGAAGCACTTGCATTACGTGAAGAAGCTGAATCGTTGAGAACCTTGTTAGCTAAGAAG ATAAGTGAGCAGAAGGAAATATCTGATAGATACAACGCACAAGTCTCTGAGATCAAGTCCCTCAAAGAATTG ATTGAGACGTTGGAAAAGGAAAATCAGGAGTTGGAATTTATTGTGGATATGTATGGGAAAGAATGTTCTGAGTCGAG GACAATTACAGAGATCAAGGAATCAGAAAATCGAGCTCGCAAGCAGGCTGAATATTTGAGAACTAGTCTAGAGGAGCATAGTCTTGAGCTTCGTGTAAAAGCAGCAAATGAAGCCGAAACTGCATGCCAGCGAAGGCTTTGCATTGCTGAAGCAGAACTGGAAGAGTTAAGGACCGATGTAGATGCATCTGAAAG AGATGTTCTGGAACTCAAGGAGGCAATAAGAATTAAAGAAGCAGAAGGAGATGCTTATATCTCTGAAATTGAG ACAATTGGTCAAGCATATGAAGACATGCAGACACAAAACCAGCATCTTCTTCAACAGGTTGCCGACAGAGATGATTTTAACATAAAG CTAGTATCAGATAGTGTGAAGACAAAGCAAGCCTCTGCTTCCCTTCTCTCTGAAAAGCATTTGTTACAGAAGCAACTCCATCAGGTGAACAGTTCGCTGGAGTCATCTAAACAAAAACTCTCGCGTGGTGAAGAGCAG ATGAAAGCCTATGTCGCACAAGCTATAAAAGCTTCTTCAGAGAACAGGCATCATGCAATTACCATTGAAAAGACCCTGCTGGAGGTATCTGAAGCAGAGAAGGAGCTCAAGTGGCTTCGGTCCGCCGTTGGATCCTCTGAGAAAGAATATGAGCAAAACCAGAAAAAAATAGCTGAGCTCAGAACGGAGCTGGAGCGTGAGAG AAGCGAGAAGAGAAAGCTTGAGGAAGAATACGAGGAGGTGAAGAATGAAGTCATGGAGCTGACCTCCGAGAACGAAGAGGCTACTATCCAGAAGCTCCAGGATGAGATAAATGACTGCAAGGCTATTCTGAAGTGTGGCGTGTGCTTTGACCGGCCGAAAGAG GTTGTGATCACCAAATGCTTCCACCTATTCTGCTCGACATGTATCCAAAGGAACCTTGAGCTACGCCACCGGAAGTGCCCGGGGTGCGGCACCCCTTTCGGCCAAAACGACGTGCGAGAGGTGAAGATCTGA
- the LOC123080578 gene encoding E3 ubiquitin-protein ligase BRE1-like 2 isoform X2: MRSQPNHIRVSARTHGAQGELEETMAELEESRRKLVILQLQRHGSSLMNMSGPNAVNGAVSADKSSDENMGWGDLKDAVDEAKTLAGNRLLELHETQEDNLILSNQLEDLQAQLKDDNYVFTSKPYTILSDQLHHLNAEIERYKGLVEVLQNDKNQFLQREKEMCAKGESVDNIKQSITAYEAKIEELEHQILKSMAEKNDLEIKVEESLQDSGKKDFKDEIHVMAAALSKEMEMMENQLNRSKDAASEALALREEAESLRTLLAKKISEQKEISDRYNAQVSEIKSLKELIETLEKENQELEFIVDMYGKECSESRTITEIKESENRARKQAEYLRTSLEEHSLELRVKAANEAETACQRRLCIAEAELEELRTDVDASERDVLELKEAIRIKEAEGDAYISEIETIGQAYEDMQTQNQHLLQQVADRDDFNIKLVSDSVKTKQASASLLSEKHLLQKQLHQVNSSLESSKQKLSRGEEQMKAYVAQAIKASSENRHHAITIEKTLLEVSEAEKELKWLRSAVGSSEKEYEQNQKKIAELRTELERERSEKRKLEEEYEEVKNEVMELTSENEEATIQKLQDEINDCKAILKCGVCFDRPKEVVITKCFHLFCSTCIQRNLELRHRKCPGCGTPFGQNDVREVKI; this comes from the exons ATGCGCAGCCAGCCCAACCACATTCGAGTCTCGGCTCGCACGCATGGTGCTCAAG GAGAGCTAGAGGAAACCATGGCGGAGCTTGAGGAAAGTCGACGGAAGTTGGTTATTCTCCAGTTGCAGAGGCATGGAAGTTCGCTAATGAACATGTCTGGTCCAAACGCTGTGAATGGTGCTGTTTCAGCTGATAAATCTTCAGACGAAAACATGGGCTGGGGAGATCTTAAAGATGCTGTTGACGAAGCTAAG ACCCTTGCAGGAAACCGCCTGCTTGAACTCCATGAGACTCAAGAGGATAATCTAATACTGTCTAACCAGTTAGAAGATCTGCAG GCTCAATTAAAAGATGATAACTATGTTTTCACATCAAAACCATATACGATTCTTAGCGATCAGTTACATCATTTGAATGCTGAGATAGAACGATACAAGGGTTTGGTTGAAGTATTACAG AATGATAAGAACCAGTTCTTGCAAAGGGAGAAAGAAATGTGTGCAAAAGGAGAATCCGTTGACAATATTAAACAATCCATTACCGCTTATGAGGCCAAAATCGAAGAACTGGAACATCAGATTCTGAAATCCATGGCTGAGAAGAATGATCTTGAGATCAAAGTTGAGGAATCATTGCAAGATTCAG GTAAAAAAGACTTTAAGGATGAGATTCATGTCATGGCTGCAGCACTCTCTAAAGAGATGGAAATGATGGAGAATCAATTGAATAGATCAAAGGATGCGGCTTCTGAAGCACTTGCATTACGTGAAGAAGCTGAATCGTTGAGAACCTTGTTAGCTAAGAAG ATAAGTGAGCAGAAGGAAATATCTGATAGATACAACGCACAAGTCTCTGAGATCAAGTCCCTCAAAGAATTG ATTGAGACGTTGGAAAAGGAAAATCAGGAGTTGGAATTTATTGTGGATATGTATGGGAAAGAATGTTCTGAGTCGAG GACAATTACAGAGATCAAGGAATCAGAAAATCGAGCTCGCAAGCAGGCTGAATATTTGAGAACTAGTCTAGAGGAGCATAGTCTTGAGCTTCGTGTAAAAGCAGCAAATGAAGCCGAAACTGCATGCCAGCGAAGGCTTTGCATTGCTGAAGCAGAACTGGAAGAGTTAAGGACCGATGTAGATGCATCTGAAAG AGATGTTCTGGAACTCAAGGAGGCAATAAGAATTAAAGAAGCAGAAGGAGATGCTTATATCTCTGAAATTGAG ACAATTGGTCAAGCATATGAAGACATGCAGACACAAAACCAGCATCTTCTTCAACAGGTTGCCGACAGAGATGATTTTAACATAAAG CTAGTATCAGATAGTGTGAAGACAAAGCAAGCCTCTGCTTCCCTTCTCTCTGAAAAGCATTTGTTACAGAAGCAACTCCATCAGGTGAACAGTTCGCTGGAGTCATCTAAACAAAAACTCTCGCGTGGTGAAGAGCAG ATGAAAGCCTATGTCGCACAAGCTATAAAAGCTTCTTCAGAGAACAGGCATCATGCAATTACCATTGAAAAGACCCTGCTGGAGGTATCTGAAGCAGAGAAGGAGCTCAAGTGGCTTCGGTCCGCCGTTGGATCCTCTGAGAAAGAATATGAGCAAAACCAGAAAAAAATAGCTGAGCTCAGAACGGAGCTGGAGCGTGAGAG AAGCGAGAAGAGAAAGCTTGAGGAAGAATACGAGGAGGTGAAGAATGAAGTCATGGAGCTGACCTCCGAGAACGAAGAGGCTACTATCCAGAAGCTCCAGGATGAGATAAATGACTGCAAGGCTATTCTGAAGTGTGGCGTGTGCTTTGACCGGCCGAAAGAG GTTGTGATCACCAAATGCTTCCACCTATTCTGCTCGACATGTATCCAAAGGAACCTTGAGCTACGCCACCGGAAGTGCCCGGGGTGCGGCACCCCTTTCGGCCAAAACGACGTGCGAGAGGTGAAGATCTGA
- the LOC123080578 gene encoding E3 ubiquitin-protein ligase BRE1-like 2 isoform X3 — protein sequence MAELEESRRKLVILQLQRHGSSLMNMSGPNAVNGAVSADKSSDENMGWGDLKDAVDEAKTLAGNRLLELHETQEDNLILSNQLEDLQAQLKDDNYVFTSKPYTILSDQLHHLNAEIERYKGLVEVLQNDKNQFLQREKEMCAKGESVDNIKQSITAYEAKIEELEHQILKSMAEKNDLEIKVEESLQDSGKKDFKDEIHVMAAALSKEMEMMENQLNRSKDAASEALALREEAESLRTLLAKKISEQKEISDRYNAQVSEIKSLKELIETLEKENQELEFIVDMYGKECSESRTITEIKESENRARKQAEYLRTSLEEHSLELRVKAANEAETACQRRLCIAEAELEELRTDVDASERDVLELKEAIRIKEAEGDAYISEIETIGQAYEDMQTQNQHLLQQVADRDDFNIKLVSDSVKTKQASASLLSEKHLLQKQLHQVNSSLESSKQKLSRGEEQMKAYVAQAIKASSENRHHAITIEKTLLEVSEAEKELKWLRSAVGSSEKEYEQNQKKIAELRTELERERSEKRKLEEEYEEVKNEVMELTSENEEATIQKLQDEINDCKAILKCGVCFDRPKEVVITKCFHLFCSTCIQRNLELRHRKCPGCGTPFGQNDVREVKI from the exons ATGGCGGAGCTTGAGGAAAGTCGACGGAAGTTGGTTATTCTCCAGTTGCAGAGGCATGGAAGTTCGCTAATGAACATGTCTGGTCCAAACGCTGTGAATGGTGCTGTTTCAGCTGATAAATCTTCAGACGAAAACATGGGCTGGGGAGATCTTAAAGATGCTGTTGACGAAGCTAAG ACCCTTGCAGGAAACCGCCTGCTTGAACTCCATGAGACTCAAGAGGATAATCTAATACTGTCTAACCAGTTAGAAGATCTGCAG GCTCAATTAAAAGATGATAACTATGTTTTCACATCAAAACCATATACGATTCTTAGCGATCAGTTACATCATTTGAATGCTGAGATAGAACGATACAAGGGTTTGGTTGAAGTATTACAG AATGATAAGAACCAGTTCTTGCAAAGGGAGAAAGAAATGTGTGCAAAAGGAGAATCCGTTGACAATATTAAACAATCCATTACCGCTTATGAGGCCAAAATCGAAGAACTGGAACATCAGATTCTGAAATCCATGGCTGAGAAGAATGATCTTGAGATCAAAGTTGAGGAATCATTGCAAGATTCAG GTAAAAAAGACTTTAAGGATGAGATTCATGTCATGGCTGCAGCACTCTCTAAAGAGATGGAAATGATGGAGAATCAATTGAATAGATCAAAGGATGCGGCTTCTGAAGCACTTGCATTACGTGAAGAAGCTGAATCGTTGAGAACCTTGTTAGCTAAGAAG ATAAGTGAGCAGAAGGAAATATCTGATAGATACAACGCACAAGTCTCTGAGATCAAGTCCCTCAAAGAATTG ATTGAGACGTTGGAAAAGGAAAATCAGGAGTTGGAATTTATTGTGGATATGTATGGGAAAGAATGTTCTGAGTCGAG GACAATTACAGAGATCAAGGAATCAGAAAATCGAGCTCGCAAGCAGGCTGAATATTTGAGAACTAGTCTAGAGGAGCATAGTCTTGAGCTTCGTGTAAAAGCAGCAAATGAAGCCGAAACTGCATGCCAGCGAAGGCTTTGCATTGCTGAAGCAGAACTGGAAGAGTTAAGGACCGATGTAGATGCATCTGAAAG AGATGTTCTGGAACTCAAGGAGGCAATAAGAATTAAAGAAGCAGAAGGAGATGCTTATATCTCTGAAATTGAG ACAATTGGTCAAGCATATGAAGACATGCAGACACAAAACCAGCATCTTCTTCAACAGGTTGCCGACAGAGATGATTTTAACATAAAG CTAGTATCAGATAGTGTGAAGACAAAGCAAGCCTCTGCTTCCCTTCTCTCTGAAAAGCATTTGTTACAGAAGCAACTCCATCAGGTGAACAGTTCGCTGGAGTCATCTAAACAAAAACTCTCGCGTGGTGAAGAGCAG ATGAAAGCCTATGTCGCACAAGCTATAAAAGCTTCTTCAGAGAACAGGCATCATGCAATTACCATTGAAAAGACCCTGCTGGAGGTATCTGAAGCAGAGAAGGAGCTCAAGTGGCTTCGGTCCGCCGTTGGATCCTCTGAGAAAGAATATGAGCAAAACCAGAAAAAAATAGCTGAGCTCAGAACGGAGCTGGAGCGTGAGAG AAGCGAGAAGAGAAAGCTTGAGGAAGAATACGAGGAGGTGAAGAATGAAGTCATGGAGCTGACCTCCGAGAACGAAGAGGCTACTATCCAGAAGCTCCAGGATGAGATAAATGACTGCAAGGCTATTCTGAAGTGTGGCGTGTGCTTTGACCGGCCGAAAGAG GTTGTGATCACCAAATGCTTCCACCTATTCTGCTCGACATGTATCCAAAGGAACCTTGAGCTACGCCACCGGAAGTGCCCGGGGTGCGGCACCCCTTTCGGCCAAAACGACGTGCGAGAGGTGAAGATCTGA